A stretch of the Nerophis ophidion isolate RoL-2023_Sa linkage group LG27, RoL_Noph_v1.0, whole genome shotgun sequence genome encodes the following:
- the l3mbtl1 gene encoding lethal(3)malignant brain tumor-like protein 1 isoform X6 yields the protein MCHFLVFMMPPYFRVGAIAKEANNKQEVKTAMSTKANVEAPPSSSPNRAPAAPPSSSPAEAMANEARTLPAATTALLLPAPPPGHQKVELITPTVAATDLNRGGGASEAATPTLSAQVGRACSIVHVLEWKEGVAILPGSNLKFCVSEVGALSTLMTPGTPSMASEAPAGTSSLCSKADKSSVEQAGAAPAGSVRSGEAEAEAEAEADRSPQVQAELQHKKSFYSEELHRERSLGVEKVPAGGRVSLNLEQMKPMRKRKRKEYMSPSDEDSDMEDDKMEDSRANSRHIRAGGDMKAEQWTWTQYLQETKSIAAPDHLFHESQRAPAVKKAFKQGMKLEGIDPQHPSMYFVLTVAEVCGHRLRLHFDGYSDCHDFWVNANSPDVHPVGWCERTGHKLHTPKGCKEEEFTWANYLKMTKAQVAPEELFASPGRTDVQCGFQVGMKLEAVDRMNPSLICVATVTDAVDRRFLVHFDNWDDTYDYWSASPNNISWCDASSPYIHPIGWCQEKSLPLTPPQADYPDQADFSWSRYLTETGSKAVAPEAFQTRPAHHFLPHMKLEAVDKRSPGLIRVATVEEVETHRIKIHYDGWSHVYDEWMDSDHPDIHPAGWCEATAHPLKAPPHHAKIHQTHDVTMMAVQSAYPAPVPFKAVSHSRSSKYSFHNRKCPTPGCDGSGHVTGRFTAHHCVSGCPLAERNQSRLKAELSDSESRRSFFFAQKNKKTSHFRGRIGRPPKYRKNQQRDFLNMSYTSSVSGPSERAVSLCWEQHCKLLPGVEGIVANQVAAWSVEEVFTFVQNLIGCEDQARLFKEEMIDGEAFLLLTQTDIVKIMSIKLGPALKISNAILMFKSADEAPK from the exons CAGGAAGTGAAAACTGCAATGAGCACCAAAGCCAACGTCGAGGCTCCGCCCTCCTCTTCGCCCAACCGTGCCCCCGCGGCCCCGCCCTCCTCTTCGCCTGCTGAGGCCATGGCCAACGAGGCTCGGACTCTGCCGGCCGCCACCACGGCCCTGCTCCTACCGG CGCCGCCTCCAGGCCATCAAAAAGTGGAGCTGATCACGCCCACTGTGGCGGCAACAGACCTGAATAGAGGAGGCGGGGCCAGCGAGGCGGCCACGCCCACTTTGTCGGCACAGGTGGGCAGGGCTTGCAGCATCGTTCACGTACTGGAATGGAAGGAGGGCGTGGCCATCTTGCCCGGGAGTAACCTGAAG ttctGTGTGAGCGAGGTGGGTGCATTGAGCACGCTGATGACCCCGGGGACCCCCAGCATGGCCAGTGAAGCCCCAGCAGGGACCTCCAGTCTGTGCAGCAAAGCAGACAAGTCCAGCGTGGAGCAGGCTG GTGCCGCTCCAGCGGGCTCGGTGAGAAGTGGGGAGGCGGAGGCGGAGGCAGAGGCGGAGGCGGACAGGTCCCCTCAGGTCCAGGCGGAGCTCCAGCACAAGAAGAGCTTTTACAGCGAGGAGCTCCACAGGGA GAGGAGCCTGGGCGTGGAGAAGGTGCCGGCGGGAGGGAGGGTCTCCTTGAACCTGGAGCAGATGAAGCCcatgaggaagaggaagaggaaggagTACATGAGTCCTTCTGATGAAGACTCCGACATGGAG gatgaCAAAATGGAAGATTCCAGAGCAAACAGCAGACACATCAGAGCAG GTGGAGACATGAAGGCAGAGCAGTGGACCTGGACACAATATCTCCAAGAAACTAAGTCCATCGCCGCTCCAGACCACCTTTTCCACGAG AGCCAGAGAGCTCCTGCGGTGAAGAAGGCCTTCAAGCAGGGCATGAAGCTGGAGGGCATCGACCCTCAGCACCCGTCCATGTACTTTGTTCTCACCGTGGCCGAG GTGTGCGGCCACCGTCTGCGCCTTCACTTCGACGGCTACTCGGACTGCCACGACTTCTGGGTCAACGCCAACTCGCCCGACGTGCACCCGGTGGGCTGGTGTGAGCGCACGGGCCACAAGCTGCACACGCCCAAAG GTTGTAAAGAGGAGGAGTTTACCTGGGCCAACTACCTGAAGATGACCAAAGCACAAGTGGCTCCTGAAGAACTCTTTGCCAGTCCTGGCAGG ACGGACGTGCAGTGCGGCTTCCAGGTGGGCATGAAACTGGAGGCCGTGGACCGCATGAACCCTTCACTCATCTGCGTGGCCACCGTCACCGACGCCGTGGACCGCCGCTTCCTGGTCCACTTTGACAACTGGGACGACACCTACGACTACTGGTCAGCAAGTCCAAACAATATTTCATG GTGTGATGCCAGCAGTCCGTACATTCACCCCATTGGTTGGTGCCAGGAGAAGAGTCTTCCCCTCACCCCACCTCAAG CAGACTACCCCGACCAGGCAGACTTCTCCTGGTCACGCTACCTGACTGAGACGGGCTCCAAGGCAGTGGCGCCCGAGGCTTTCCAAACG CGTCCTGCACACCACTTCCTGCCGCACATGAAGCTGGAGGCTGTGGACAAGAGAAGTCCTGGTCTCATCAGGGTGGCCACAGTGGAGGAAGTGGAGACTCACCGCATCAAG ATCCACTATGACGGCTGGAGTCACGTGTATGACGAGTGGATGGACTCCGACCACCCCGACATACACCCGGCAGGATGGTGCGAGGCCACCGCTCACCCACTCAAGGCCCCCCCGCACCATGCCAAAATACATCAGACCCACG ATGTGACCATGATGGCGGTCCAGTCCGCCTACCCTGCACCAGTTCCCTTCAAGGCCGTCAGTCACAGCAGGAGCAGCAAGTACAGTTTCCACAACAG GAAGTGTCCGACTCCCGGCTGCGACGGCTCGGGTCACGTGACAGGGCGCTTCACGGCCCACCACTGCGTGTCGGGCTGCCCGCTGGCCGAGCGCAACCAGAGCAGGCTGAAGGCCGAGCTGTCGGACTCGGAGAGCAGGAGGAGCTTCTTCTTCGCGCAGAAGAACAAGAAGACCTCACATTTCCGTGGCAG GATCGGTCGCCCCCCCAAATACAGAAAGAACCAGCAGAGAGACTTTCTCA ACATGTCCTACACGTCATCAGTGAGCGGTCCATCAGAGCGTGCAGTCTCTCTGTGCTGGGAGCAACACTGCAAACTACTTCCTGGAGTGGAGGGCATCGTAGCCAATCAGGTGGCAGCGTGGAGCGTGGAGGag GTCTTCACTTTCGTGCAGAATCTAATCGGCTGTGAGGACCAGGCTCGTCTCTTCAAAGAAGAG ATGATTGACGGCGAGGccttcctgctgctgacgcagACGGACATCGTGAAGATCATGAGCATCAAGCTAGGCCCCGCCCTCAAGATCTCCAACGCCATCCTCATGTTCAAGAGCGCAGACGAGGCTCCCAAATGA
- the l3mbtl1 gene encoding lethal(3)malignant brain tumor-like protein 1 isoform X3, with product MEMKSCVVYKSEEKRTVNSPVLLDLTRNAAESAHAHGEAAAGAQSWPPYFRVGAIAKEANNKEVKTAMSTKANVEAPPSSSPNRAPAAPPSSSPAEAMANEARTLPAATTALLLPAPPPGHQKVELITPTVAATDLNRGGGASEAATPTLSAQVGRACSIVHVLEWKEGVAILPGSNLKFCVSEVGALSTLMTPGTPSMASEAPAGTSSLCSKADKSSVEQAGAAPAGSVRSGEAEAEAEAEADRSPQVQAELQHKKSFYSEELHRERSLGVEKVPAGGRVSLNLEQMKPMRKRKRKEYMSPSDEDSDMEDDKMEDSRANSRHIRAGGDMKAEQWTWTQYLQETKSIAAPDHLFHESQRAPAVKKAFKQGMKLEGIDPQHPSMYFVLTVAEVCGHRLRLHFDGYSDCHDFWVNANSPDVHPVGWCERTGHKLHTPKGCKEEEFTWANYLKMTKAQVAPEELFASPGRTDVQCGFQVGMKLEAVDRMNPSLICVATVTDAVDRRFLVHFDNWDDTYDYWSASPNNISWCDASSPYIHPIGWCQEKSLPLTPPQADYPDQADFSWSRYLTETGSKAVAPEAFQTRPAHHFLPHMKLEAVDKRSPGLIRVATVEEVETHRIKIHYDGWSHVYDEWMDSDHPDIHPAGWCEATAHPLKAPPHHAKIHQTHDVTMMAVQSAYPAPVPFKAVSHSRSSKYSFHNRKCPTPGCDGSGHVTGRFTAHHCVSGCPLAERNQSRLKAELSDSESRRSFFFAQKNKKTSHFRGRIGRPPKYRKNQQRDFLNMSYTSSVSGPSERAVSLCWEQHCKLLPGVEGIVANQVAAWSVEEVFTFVQNLIGCEDQARLFKEEMIDGEAFLLLTQTDIVKIMSIKLGPALKISNAILMFKSADEAPK from the exons GAAGTGAAAACTGCAATGAGCACCAAAGCCAACGTCGAGGCTCCGCCCTCCTCTTCGCCCAACCGTGCCCCCGCGGCCCCGCCCTCCTCTTCGCCTGCTGAGGCCATGGCCAACGAGGCTCGGACTCTGCCGGCCGCCACCACGGCCCTGCTCCTACCGG CGCCGCCTCCAGGCCATCAAAAAGTGGAGCTGATCACGCCCACTGTGGCGGCAACAGACCTGAATAGAGGAGGCGGGGCCAGCGAGGCGGCCACGCCCACTTTGTCGGCACAGGTGGGCAGGGCTTGCAGCATCGTTCACGTACTGGAATGGAAGGAGGGCGTGGCCATCTTGCCCGGGAGTAACCTGAAG ttctGTGTGAGCGAGGTGGGTGCATTGAGCACGCTGATGACCCCGGGGACCCCCAGCATGGCCAGTGAAGCCCCAGCAGGGACCTCCAGTCTGTGCAGCAAAGCAGACAAGTCCAGCGTGGAGCAGGCTG GTGCCGCTCCAGCGGGCTCGGTGAGAAGTGGGGAGGCGGAGGCGGAGGCAGAGGCGGAGGCGGACAGGTCCCCTCAGGTCCAGGCGGAGCTCCAGCACAAGAAGAGCTTTTACAGCGAGGAGCTCCACAGGGA GAGGAGCCTGGGCGTGGAGAAGGTGCCGGCGGGAGGGAGGGTCTCCTTGAACCTGGAGCAGATGAAGCCcatgaggaagaggaagaggaaggagTACATGAGTCCTTCTGATGAAGACTCCGACATGGAG gatgaCAAAATGGAAGATTCCAGAGCAAACAGCAGACACATCAGAGCAG GTGGAGACATGAAGGCAGAGCAGTGGACCTGGACACAATATCTCCAAGAAACTAAGTCCATCGCCGCTCCAGACCACCTTTTCCACGAG AGCCAGAGAGCTCCTGCGGTGAAGAAGGCCTTCAAGCAGGGCATGAAGCTGGAGGGCATCGACCCTCAGCACCCGTCCATGTACTTTGTTCTCACCGTGGCCGAG GTGTGCGGCCACCGTCTGCGCCTTCACTTCGACGGCTACTCGGACTGCCACGACTTCTGGGTCAACGCCAACTCGCCCGACGTGCACCCGGTGGGCTGGTGTGAGCGCACGGGCCACAAGCTGCACACGCCCAAAG GTTGTAAAGAGGAGGAGTTTACCTGGGCCAACTACCTGAAGATGACCAAAGCACAAGTGGCTCCTGAAGAACTCTTTGCCAGTCCTGGCAGG ACGGACGTGCAGTGCGGCTTCCAGGTGGGCATGAAACTGGAGGCCGTGGACCGCATGAACCCTTCACTCATCTGCGTGGCCACCGTCACCGACGCCGTGGACCGCCGCTTCCTGGTCCACTTTGACAACTGGGACGACACCTACGACTACTGGTCAGCAAGTCCAAACAATATTTCATG GTGTGATGCCAGCAGTCCGTACATTCACCCCATTGGTTGGTGCCAGGAGAAGAGTCTTCCCCTCACCCCACCTCAAG CAGACTACCCCGACCAGGCAGACTTCTCCTGGTCACGCTACCTGACTGAGACGGGCTCCAAGGCAGTGGCGCCCGAGGCTTTCCAAACG CGTCCTGCACACCACTTCCTGCCGCACATGAAGCTGGAGGCTGTGGACAAGAGAAGTCCTGGTCTCATCAGGGTGGCCACAGTGGAGGAAGTGGAGACTCACCGCATCAAG ATCCACTATGACGGCTGGAGTCACGTGTATGACGAGTGGATGGACTCCGACCACCCCGACATACACCCGGCAGGATGGTGCGAGGCCACCGCTCACCCACTCAAGGCCCCCCCGCACCATGCCAAAATACATCAGACCCACG ATGTGACCATGATGGCGGTCCAGTCCGCCTACCCTGCACCAGTTCCCTTCAAGGCCGTCAGTCACAGCAGGAGCAGCAAGTACAGTTTCCACAACAG GAAGTGTCCGACTCCCGGCTGCGACGGCTCGGGTCACGTGACAGGGCGCTTCACGGCCCACCACTGCGTGTCGGGCTGCCCGCTGGCCGAGCGCAACCAGAGCAGGCTGAAGGCCGAGCTGTCGGACTCGGAGAGCAGGAGGAGCTTCTTCTTCGCGCAGAAGAACAAGAAGACCTCACATTTCCGTGGCAG GATCGGTCGCCCCCCCAAATACAGAAAGAACCAGCAGAGAGACTTTCTCA ACATGTCCTACACGTCATCAGTGAGCGGTCCATCAGAGCGTGCAGTCTCTCTGTGCTGGGAGCAACACTGCAAACTACTTCCTGGAGTGGAGGGCATCGTAGCCAATCAGGTGGCAGCGTGGAGCGTGGAGGag GTCTTCACTTTCGTGCAGAATCTAATCGGCTGTGAGGACCAGGCTCGTCTCTTCAAAGAAGAG ATGATTGACGGCGAGGccttcctgctgctgacgcagACGGACATCGTGAAGATCATGAGCATCAAGCTAGGCCCCGCCCTCAAGATCTCCAACGCCATCCTCATGTTCAAGAGCGCAGACGAGGCTCCCAAATGA
- the l3mbtl1 gene encoding lethal(3)malignant brain tumor-like protein 1 isoform X7: MMPPYFRVGAIAKEANNKEVKTAMSTKANVEAPPSSSPNRAPAAPPSSSPAEAMANEARTLPAATTALLLPAPPPGHQKVELITPTVAATDLNRGGGASEAATPTLSAQVGRACSIVHVLEWKEGVAILPGSNLKFCVSEVGALSTLMTPGTPSMASEAPAGTSSLCSKADKSSVEQAGAAPAGSVRSGEAEAEAEAEADRSPQVQAELQHKKSFYSEELHRERSLGVEKVPAGGRVSLNLEQMKPMRKRKRKEYMSPSDEDSDMEDDKMEDSRANSRHIRAGGDMKAEQWTWTQYLQETKSIAAPDHLFHESQRAPAVKKAFKQGMKLEGIDPQHPSMYFVLTVAEVCGHRLRLHFDGYSDCHDFWVNANSPDVHPVGWCERTGHKLHTPKGCKEEEFTWANYLKMTKAQVAPEELFASPGRTDVQCGFQVGMKLEAVDRMNPSLICVATVTDAVDRRFLVHFDNWDDTYDYWSASPNNISWCDASSPYIHPIGWCQEKSLPLTPPQADYPDQADFSWSRYLTETGSKAVAPEAFQTRPAHHFLPHMKLEAVDKRSPGLIRVATVEEVETHRIKIHYDGWSHVYDEWMDSDHPDIHPAGWCEATAHPLKAPPHHAKIHQTHDVTMMAVQSAYPAPVPFKAVSHSRSSKYSFHNRKCPTPGCDGSGHVTGRFTAHHCVSGCPLAERNQSRLKAELSDSESRRSFFFAQKNKKTSHFRGRIGRPPKYRKNQQRDFLNMSYTSSVSGPSERAVSLCWEQHCKLLPGVEGIVANQVAAWSVEEVFTFVQNLIGCEDQARLFKEEMIDGEAFLLLTQTDIVKIMSIKLGPALKISNAILMFKSADEAPK, translated from the exons GAAGTGAAAACTGCAATGAGCACCAAAGCCAACGTCGAGGCTCCGCCCTCCTCTTCGCCCAACCGTGCCCCCGCGGCCCCGCCCTCCTCTTCGCCTGCTGAGGCCATGGCCAACGAGGCTCGGACTCTGCCGGCCGCCACCACGGCCCTGCTCCTACCGG CGCCGCCTCCAGGCCATCAAAAAGTGGAGCTGATCACGCCCACTGTGGCGGCAACAGACCTGAATAGAGGAGGCGGGGCCAGCGAGGCGGCCACGCCCACTTTGTCGGCACAGGTGGGCAGGGCTTGCAGCATCGTTCACGTACTGGAATGGAAGGAGGGCGTGGCCATCTTGCCCGGGAGTAACCTGAAG ttctGTGTGAGCGAGGTGGGTGCATTGAGCACGCTGATGACCCCGGGGACCCCCAGCATGGCCAGTGAAGCCCCAGCAGGGACCTCCAGTCTGTGCAGCAAAGCAGACAAGTCCAGCGTGGAGCAGGCTG GTGCCGCTCCAGCGGGCTCGGTGAGAAGTGGGGAGGCGGAGGCGGAGGCAGAGGCGGAGGCGGACAGGTCCCCTCAGGTCCAGGCGGAGCTCCAGCACAAGAAGAGCTTTTACAGCGAGGAGCTCCACAGGGA GAGGAGCCTGGGCGTGGAGAAGGTGCCGGCGGGAGGGAGGGTCTCCTTGAACCTGGAGCAGATGAAGCCcatgaggaagaggaagaggaaggagTACATGAGTCCTTCTGATGAAGACTCCGACATGGAG gatgaCAAAATGGAAGATTCCAGAGCAAACAGCAGACACATCAGAGCAG GTGGAGACATGAAGGCAGAGCAGTGGACCTGGACACAATATCTCCAAGAAACTAAGTCCATCGCCGCTCCAGACCACCTTTTCCACGAG AGCCAGAGAGCTCCTGCGGTGAAGAAGGCCTTCAAGCAGGGCATGAAGCTGGAGGGCATCGACCCTCAGCACCCGTCCATGTACTTTGTTCTCACCGTGGCCGAG GTGTGCGGCCACCGTCTGCGCCTTCACTTCGACGGCTACTCGGACTGCCACGACTTCTGGGTCAACGCCAACTCGCCCGACGTGCACCCGGTGGGCTGGTGTGAGCGCACGGGCCACAAGCTGCACACGCCCAAAG GTTGTAAAGAGGAGGAGTTTACCTGGGCCAACTACCTGAAGATGACCAAAGCACAAGTGGCTCCTGAAGAACTCTTTGCCAGTCCTGGCAGG ACGGACGTGCAGTGCGGCTTCCAGGTGGGCATGAAACTGGAGGCCGTGGACCGCATGAACCCTTCACTCATCTGCGTGGCCACCGTCACCGACGCCGTGGACCGCCGCTTCCTGGTCCACTTTGACAACTGGGACGACACCTACGACTACTGGTCAGCAAGTCCAAACAATATTTCATG GTGTGATGCCAGCAGTCCGTACATTCACCCCATTGGTTGGTGCCAGGAGAAGAGTCTTCCCCTCACCCCACCTCAAG CAGACTACCCCGACCAGGCAGACTTCTCCTGGTCACGCTACCTGACTGAGACGGGCTCCAAGGCAGTGGCGCCCGAGGCTTTCCAAACG CGTCCTGCACACCACTTCCTGCCGCACATGAAGCTGGAGGCTGTGGACAAGAGAAGTCCTGGTCTCATCAGGGTGGCCACAGTGGAGGAAGTGGAGACTCACCGCATCAAG ATCCACTATGACGGCTGGAGTCACGTGTATGACGAGTGGATGGACTCCGACCACCCCGACATACACCCGGCAGGATGGTGCGAGGCCACCGCTCACCCACTCAAGGCCCCCCCGCACCATGCCAAAATACATCAGACCCACG ATGTGACCATGATGGCGGTCCAGTCCGCCTACCCTGCACCAGTTCCCTTCAAGGCCGTCAGTCACAGCAGGAGCAGCAAGTACAGTTTCCACAACAG GAAGTGTCCGACTCCCGGCTGCGACGGCTCGGGTCACGTGACAGGGCGCTTCACGGCCCACCACTGCGTGTCGGGCTGCCCGCTGGCCGAGCGCAACCAGAGCAGGCTGAAGGCCGAGCTGTCGGACTCGGAGAGCAGGAGGAGCTTCTTCTTCGCGCAGAAGAACAAGAAGACCTCACATTTCCGTGGCAG GATCGGTCGCCCCCCCAAATACAGAAAGAACCAGCAGAGAGACTTTCTCA ACATGTCCTACACGTCATCAGTGAGCGGTCCATCAGAGCGTGCAGTCTCTCTGTGCTGGGAGCAACACTGCAAACTACTTCCTGGAGTGGAGGGCATCGTAGCCAATCAGGTGGCAGCGTGGAGCGTGGAGGag GTCTTCACTTTCGTGCAGAATCTAATCGGCTGTGAGGACCAGGCTCGTCTCTTCAAAGAAGAG ATGATTGACGGCGAGGccttcctgctgctgacgcagACGGACATCGTGAAGATCATGAGCATCAAGCTAGGCCCCGCCCTCAAGATCTCCAACGCCATCCTCATGTTCAAGAGCGCAGACGAGGCTCCCAAATGA